The following proteins are co-located in the Bosea sp. AS-1 genome:
- a CDS encoding ABC transporter substrate-binding protein, whose protein sequence is MKSPWILAAALAIGCALPALAQDKVKLIDVIELSGAGASAGTNFKNGADLAAADINAKGGILGKQVEITHYDTQTNPGATRAAVQRAIDEDAYAILGPVFSGPISASMQISQRAEVAQIVAGEAAGFTQQGNPYIFRTSLSQSAAMPKIAKYLKDTVKAGTVAVVWVNNDFGKGGRDAILPELEKAGIKVTADIATEQGQADFAADAIKVKNANADAIFVYLNEDESARFLRAAKQQGITKPMIGETTLLGAKVIELAGDAANGVKGHVGLSVDAPLPGLQDFGKRFQAKYGYVSDHNGIKGYMAVYMVKWATEKQKKLDKKGLADTLRGATIKVSDEPGILMDTTVLKNGDLDRESFLAEVVNGKQVINTVLPKLNP, encoded by the coding sequence ATGAAATCGCCCTGGATCCTGGCGGCCGCGCTCGCCATCGGCTGCGCCCTGCCGGCCCTCGCGCAAGACAAGGTCAAGCTCATCGACGTGATCGAGCTTTCCGGCGCCGGTGCCAGCGCCGGCACCAACTTCAAGAACGGCGCCGATCTCGCCGCGGCCGACATCAACGCCAAGGGCGGCATCCTCGGCAAGCAGGTCGAGATCACTCATTACGACACGCAGACCAATCCGGGTGCGACCCGCGCCGCCGTGCAGCGCGCCATCGACGAGGATGCCTACGCCATCCTCGGGCCGGTCTTCTCCGGGCCGATCTCTGCCTCGATGCAGATCTCGCAGCGCGCTGAAGTCGCGCAGATCGTTGCCGGCGAGGCGGCGGGCTTCACCCAGCAGGGCAACCCCTACATCTTCAGGACCTCGCTCAGCCAATCGGCGGCGATGCCCAAGATCGCGAAATATCTGAAGGACACCGTCAAGGCCGGTACGGTCGCGGTCGTCTGGGTCAACAACGATTTCGGCAAGGGCGGGCGCGACGCCATCCTGCCCGAGCTGGAGAAGGCCGGCATCAAGGTCACGGCCGATATCGCGACCGAGCAGGGCCAGGCCGATTTCGCCGCCGACGCGATCAAGGTCAAGAATGCCAATGCCGACGCCATCTTCGTCTATCTCAACGAGGACGAGAGCGCCCGCTTCCTGCGCGCCGCCAAGCAGCAGGGCATCACCAAGCCGATGATCGGCGAGACCACGCTGCTCGGCGCCAAGGTGATCGAGCTCGCCGGCGATGCTGCCAATGGCGTCAAGGGCCATGTCGGGCTTTCGGTCGACGCGCCGCTGCCGGGCCTCCAGGATTTCGGCAAGCGCTTCCAGGCGAAGTACGGCTATGTCTCCGACCATAACGGCATCAAAGGCTACATGGCCGTCTACATGGTGAAGTGGGCGACCGAGAAGCAGAAGAAGCTCGACAAGAAGGGCCTCGCCGACACGCTGCGCGGCGCGACCATCAAGGTCAGCGACGAGCCGGGCATCCTGATGGACACCACCGTCCTGAAGAATGGCGACCTCGACCGTGAAAGCTTCCTCGCCGAGGTGGTGAACGGCAAGCAGGTGATCAACACCGTCCTGCCCAAGCTCAACCCCTAA
- a CDS encoding branched-chain amino acid ABC transporter permease, which produces MAEFVAFLIAGIATGAIYALAAIGFTLVWQTSQTINFAQGEFVMLPAVLVLLAIKLLGAPLWLGALVGIVAFILVFGVGFKLIVVDPMIRHGVLPLAIATMALSTIMKEGAKDGFSAEAQNFPSFVPTDTVEILGAAVSLQHVAIIVVALAAIGLLQWFVGGTKLGRQMQATAQNPTVARILGIPVERMVLLTFVINAALAVVASVLISPLYLAKFSNGETIGLFAFIAAIVGGFNQVRGALVGGLLIGVVDSLAAAYVSTQYRLAVPLILLVAIILLKPEGLMGRKEERRI; this is translated from the coding sequence ATGGCCGAATTCGTCGCCTTCCTCATCGCCGGCATCGCGACGGGCGCGATCTACGCGCTCGCTGCGATCGGCTTCACGCTGGTCTGGCAGACCTCGCAGACGATCAACTTCGCTCAGGGCGAGTTCGTCATGCTGCCAGCCGTGCTGGTGCTGCTGGCGATCAAGCTCCTGGGCGCGCCGCTCTGGCTCGGCGCGCTGGTCGGCATCGTCGCCTTCATCCTGGTCTTCGGGGTCGGCTTCAAGCTGATCGTCGTCGATCCGATGATCCGGCACGGCGTGCTGCCGCTCGCCATCGCGACCATGGCGCTCTCGACCATCATGAAGGAAGGCGCCAAGGACGGCTTCTCGGCCGAGGCACAGAACTTCCCCTCCTTCGTACCGACCGACACCGTCGAAATCCTCGGCGCAGCCGTCTCGTTGCAGCATGTCGCGATCATCGTCGTGGCGCTGGCGGCGATCGGCTTGCTGCAATGGTTCGTCGGCGGGACCAAGCTCGGCCGGCAGATGCAGGCGACGGCGCAGAACCCGACTGTGGCGCGCATCCTCGGCATCCCGGTCGAGCGGATGGTGCTGCTGACCTTCGTCATCAATGCGGCGCTCGCCGTCGTCGCCTCGGTGCTGATCTCGCCGCTCTATCTGGCGAAGTTCTCCAACGGCGAGACGATCGGCCTCTTCGCCTTCATCGCAGCGATCGTCGGGGGCTTCAACCAGGTCCGCGGCGCGCTGGTCGGCGGCTTGCTGATCGGCGTCGTCGACAGCCTGGCCGCGGCCTATGTCTCGACGCAGTACCGGCTCGCCGTGCCGCTCATCCTGCTCGTCGCCATCATCCTGCTGAAGCCCGAGGGGCTGATGGGCCGCAAGGAGGAGCGCCGCATATGA
- a CDS encoding branched-chain amino acid ABC transporter permease, whose protein sequence is MSASATTSPARPATRSRLLDGAFLALVLGAIILWFAPVGMGRYGTYVLSLWLVMSIAVMGLNLTLGYAGQTSLAQAAFMGLGAYATAILTTKYGVSWYAAFALSGLITFCIGILLGFPALRVRSHYLAFVTLAFSTLIWLLLRNEQWLTGGVFGIANINRPIFLGLKLNGALEFHRFLVVVTFILALALWWLVRSPWGRAFMALRENPVRAASLGVDTRAYTLLAFAIGSAYGGFAGALYAPLVEFIDPSPFSLSQSLFLLLMVVAGGSGYLLGPFIGALLGVVLPEWLRFAGSLYLIIFASIVLVLLIICPQGVSGLAERGWQTLRRGRQDGGTP, encoded by the coding sequence ATGAGCGCCTCCGCGACAACCTCCCCTGCCCGCCCGGCCACGCGCAGCCGCCTTCTCGACGGTGCCTTCCTCGCACTCGTCCTCGGCGCGATCATCCTCTGGTTCGCGCCGGTCGGAATGGGTCGATACGGCACCTATGTGCTTTCGCTCTGGCTCGTCATGAGCATTGCCGTGATGGGGCTGAACCTGACGCTCGGCTATGCCGGCCAGACCTCGCTGGCGCAGGCGGCCTTCATGGGCCTCGGCGCCTATGCCACCGCCATCCTGACGACGAAGTACGGCGTGAGCTGGTATGCCGCCTTCGCGCTCTCCGGCCTCATCACCTTCTGCATCGGCATCCTGCTCGGCTTCCCGGCGCTCAGGGTCCGCTCGCATTACCTCGCCTTCGTCACCCTCGCCTTCTCGACGCTGATCTGGCTCCTGCTGCGCAACGAGCAATGGCTGACCGGCGGCGTCTTCGGCATCGCCAACATCAACCGGCCGATCTTCCTCGGCCTCAAGCTCAACGGCGCGCTGGAATTTCATCGCTTCCTGGTCGTCGTGACCTTCATCCTGGCGCTGGCGCTGTGGTGGCTCGTCCGCTCGCCCTGGGGTCGCGCCTTCATGGCGCTGCGCGAGAACCCGGTCCGGGCCGCGAGCCTCGGCGTCGATACGCGCGCCTATACGCTGCTCGCCTTCGCCATCGGCTCGGCCTATGGCGGCTTTGCCGGTGCGCTCTACGCGCCGCTGGTCGAGTTCATCGACCCCTCCCCCTTCTCGCTGTCGCAGAGCCTGTTCCTGCTGCTGATGGTGGTGGCCGGTGGCTCGGGCTATCTGCTCGGCCCCTTCATCGGCGCGCTGCTCGGCGTCGTGCTGCCGGAGTGGCTGCGCTTTGCCGGCTCGCTCTATCTGATCATCTTCGCCAGCATCGTGCTCGTGCTGCTGATCATCTGCCCGCAGGGCGTCAGCGGCCTCGCCGAGCGCGGCTGGCAGACTCTGCGGCGCGGTCGCCAGGACGGAGGCACGCCATGA
- a CDS encoding ABC transporter ATP-binding protein, with protein sequence MSPVLEVHDLHKAFGGIKAVNGVSFSVREGEILGIIGPNGCGKSTLFNCILGQLEPTQGSVKLDGRDVTNLRPSELNRLGVSRTFQLLQVFPELSVRENLILAGQEHQGSMLGRLFGARDAGLSEKAEQMIGFFKLGHLAEAKAGGLSYGQQKLLDAAMAFMAGPRLVLLDEPAGGVNLTMLGDLKERLRAINAEQGATFVVIEHNMDFVMSLCSRVIVLAEGKMLAEGTPAEVRANPAVIEAYLGH encoded by the coding sequence ATGAGCCCCGTCCTCGAAGTCCACGACCTGCACAAGGCCTTCGGCGGCATCAAGGCCGTCAACGGCGTCTCCTTCTCCGTCAGGGAAGGCGAAATCCTCGGCATCATCGGGCCGAACGGCTGCGGCAAGTCGACCCTGTTCAACTGCATCCTCGGCCAGCTCGAACCGACGCAGGGCTCGGTGAAGCTCGACGGCCGCGACGTCACCAATCTGCGCCCGTCCGAGCTTAACCGGCTCGGCGTCAGCCGCACCTTCCAGCTCCTGCAGGTCTTTCCGGAGCTATCGGTGCGCGAGAACCTGATCCTCGCCGGCCAGGAGCATCAGGGCTCGATGCTCGGCCGGCTGTTCGGCGCGCGCGATGCCGGCCTCTCCGAGAAGGCCGAGCAGATGATCGGCTTCTTCAAGCTCGGCCATCTCGCCGAGGCCAAGGCGGGGGGCCTCTCCTACGGCCAGCAGAAGCTGCTCGACGCGGCCATGGCCTTCATGGCCGGCCCGCGCCTCGTGCTGCTCGACGAGCCTGCGGGCGGCGTCAACCTGACCATGCTGGGCGACCTCAAGGAGCGGCTGCGCGCCATCAATGCCGAGCAGGGCGCAACCTTCGTGGTGATCGAGCACAACATGGATTTCGTGATGAGCCTGTGCTCGCGCGTGATCGTGCTGGCGGAAGGCAAGATGCTGGCCGAGGGCACACCAGCCGAAGTGCGGGCCAACCCGGCCGTCATCGAGGCCTATCTCGGGCATTGA
- a CDS encoding ABC transporter ATP-binding protein has protein sequence MSTPILELDRVVGGYGAMTILNGTSFAVNRGTITTVIGPNGAGKSTVFKAIFGLLKLREGRIRFDGQDITGWNQRRLLEAGICYVPQGRNIFPELSVRHNIELGAVAAGSRITDMPQRIEAALDRFPALRAKADVQASTLSGGQQKQLEIVRGLLLDPKLVLIDEPSIGLSPLMVQETFAILQELRAKGVTILMVEQNARSALEISDEGLVLELGRTRMQGPAAEILADQRVGQLFLGGAMGEAV, from the coding sequence ATGAGCACCCCCATCCTCGAACTCGACCGCGTGGTTGGCGGCTATGGCGCCATGACCATCCTCAACGGCACGAGCTTCGCCGTAAACCGGGGGACCATCACCACCGTGATCGGCCCCAACGGCGCCGGAAAATCAACCGTGTTCAAGGCGATCTTCGGCCTCCTGAAGCTGCGCGAGGGCCGCATCCGCTTCGACGGGCAGGACATCACCGGCTGGAACCAGCGCCGGCTGCTGGAAGCGGGCATCTGCTACGTCCCGCAGGGCCGCAACATCTTCCCGGAGCTCTCGGTGCGGCACAATATCGAGCTCGGCGCCGTTGCGGCCGGCTCGCGCATCACCGACATGCCGCAACGTATCGAGGCGGCGCTCGATCGCTTTCCAGCCTTGCGCGCCAAGGCAGACGTGCAGGCCTCGACCCTGTCAGGCGGGCAGCAGAAGCAACTCGAGATCGTGCGCGGGCTGCTGCTCGACCCCAAGCTCGTGCTGATCGACGAGCCCTCGATCGGGCTCTCGCCTCTGATGGTGCAGGAGACTTTCGCCATCCTGCAGGAACTCAGGGCGAAGGGCGTCACCATCCTGATGGTCGAGCAGAATGCAAGGTCGGCGCTGGAGATTTCCGACGAAGGTCTCGTGCTCGAACTCGGCCGCACCCGGATGCAAGGTCCTGCCGCCGAGATCCTGGCTGATCAGCGCGTCGGCCAGCTCTTCCTCGGTGGCGCGATGGGCGAGGCTGTCTGA
- a CDS encoding zinc-dependent alcohol dehydrogenase family protein: MKIRAAVLNQSPVAAPYAQSQPLRIEELDLAPPEHGEVLVRVRAAGLCHSDLSVIDGNRPRPVPMVLGHEAAGEIVEAGPGVDDLKPGDRVVMVFVPSCGHCAPCAEGRPALCEPGNAANGRGEMLGGGRRLSVAGQPVHHHIGVSAFAEHAVISRRSLVKIEADIPHEIAALFGCAVLTGVGAAVNTARIKAGETVAVVGLGGVGLSALLGAIACGASRVIAVDLAQDKLDLALALGATDAFKADTPDVVEAIKQATKGGVDHGLEMAGSVKALDLAYQITRRGGTTTTAGLANPAHTLALSPVRLVAEERTLKGSYVGSCVPSRDIPRFIELYQRGRLAVDKLWTSSGSLDEINAGFDALNEGRTIRHIVRM, from the coding sequence ATGAAGATTCGCGCCGCCGTCCTCAATCAAAGCCCGGTTGCGGCGCCCTATGCGCAAAGCCAGCCGCTGCGGATCGAAGAGCTCGACCTTGCTCCGCCGGAGCATGGCGAGGTGCTGGTCAGGGTCCGGGCGGCGGGCCTCTGCCATTCCGACCTCTCCGTCATCGACGGCAACCGTCCGCGACCGGTACCGATGGTGCTGGGCCACGAGGCGGCAGGAGAGATCGTCGAAGCCGGACCCGGCGTCGACGACCTGAAACCCGGTGACCGGGTGGTCATGGTGTTCGTGCCTTCCTGCGGGCATTGCGCGCCCTGCGCCGAAGGCCGCCCTGCCCTTTGCGAGCCCGGCAACGCCGCCAACGGGCGCGGCGAGATGCTCGGCGGCGGGCGCAGGCTGTCGGTCGCCGGCCAGCCGGTGCATCACCATATCGGGGTCTCGGCCTTCGCCGAGCATGCCGTGATCTCACGCCGCTCGCTGGTGAAGATCGAAGCCGATATCCCGCATGAGATCGCCGCGCTCTTCGGCTGCGCCGTGCTGACGGGGGTCGGCGCCGCGGTGAACACGGCCCGGATCAAGGCCGGAGAGACGGTGGCCGTGGTCGGGCTAGGCGGTGTCGGGCTCTCCGCCCTGCTCGGAGCGATCGCCTGTGGCGCCTCGCGCGTCATCGCCGTCGATCTCGCGCAGGACAAGCTCGATCTCGCCTTGGCGCTCGGAGCGACCGATGCCTTCAAGGCGGATACCCCGGATGTCGTCGAGGCGATCAAGCAAGCGACGAAGGGCGGCGTCGACCACGGGCTGGAGATGGCGGGCTCGGTCAAGGCGCTCGACCTCGCCTATCAGATCACCCGGCGCGGCGGCACGACCACGACGGCCGGCCTGGCCAACCCGGCGCACACCCTCGCACTGTCGCCGGTGAGGCTTGTCGCCGAGGAACGGACCCTGAAGGGCTCCTATGTCGGATCCTGCGTGCCTTCGCGCGACATTCCGCGCTTCATCGAGCTCTATCAGCGCGGGCGTCTGGCCGTAGACAAGCTCTGGACCAGCTCCGGCAGCCTCGACGAGATCAATGCGGGCTTCGACGCGCTGAACGAAGGCCGGACGATCCGCCATATCGTCAGGATGTGA